In Streptomyces liangshanensis, the DNA window TCGACGTTCTCGAAGGACGCGGAACCGGCCACGCGGGCGCTGACCACCGAGGTGCCCGTGCCGTCGACCCGGATGTCCTTGAAGCGGACGTTCTTGATCGAGTAGAGGTCCTTCACCGGGAAGTCGCTGACCAGCATGATCGCGTTGTAGGTGCTGTCCAGGTAGTGGTCCCCGGTGACCTGGATGTCCGCGTCGATGTCCTTGTCGAGGGCGTAGAACCAGATGGCGCCGAGGCCGATGTTCCAGTTCAGCTCGTACGTGCCCGCGCGGACCGTGGTGTTGTCGGTGATCCGCAGCTTCCCGGCGAACGCCTCGGCGCCGAAGCGGGAGCCGACGTGGATCGCGCTGCCCTCCCGGACGGGGTCGGCGACGAGGTTGCCCGAGACCGTGAGGTCCGTACCGCCGTAGATCGCGATGCCGTTGGCGAGCACCGGCGACTGGACGGTGTTGTGGGAGAAGGTGTTGTTCGCGTTCGACGTCTTCTCCGACCACATCGCGAGGCCGTCGTCGCCCGAGTTGCGGACGAAGTTGTTCGACACGGTCGAACGGGTCACGCCCGTGTGGAAGTTGAGGCCGTCGGCGATCTGGTCGACGATGACGTTGTTCGTCACCCGCGTGTTGGTCATCGGGCCGTCGAACCACAGGCCCACCTTGGTGTGGCGGATGTAGAGCCCGTCGATCGTCGAGTCGCTCATCGCGCCGCCGACGCCGTTGACCTGGTCGGTGTCGATCCGCTCGCGGACGTCCCCCTCGATCGCGAAGCCGGACAGGTGGACGTTACGGCTGCCGCCCGCCGCCGCGTCCTTGCCGTAGAAGCCGACGCCGGTGTGCACCGAGCCGTCGGGGGCCGGGGTGCTGAGCGCCACCTCACGGCCCTTGAAGATCGTGTACCAGCTGCCCGCGCCCTCGATCGTCACGTCGTCCACGACGATGTGCCGGTTCACCTGGTACGTGCCCGGCGGGACGTACACCTTGAGGTGCGCGCGCTTGGCGAAGGCGATCGCCCGGTCGAGCGCGGGGGCGGAGTCGCGCCGGCCCGAGGGATCGGCCCCGAACGCCAGCACGTTGGCGGCGTCGAGCCGGACCCGCGGCGCGCCGACGAGCTGCGAGTCGAGCAGGTCGACCACGGTCCAGGCGGCCTTGCTGCCCGCGGGGACCGTCAGCCGTACCTTGTCGCCCGCGCGGTACGTCTTCCCGAGCAGGAGGCGCTGCTCGTCGTAGAAGTGGTTGGGGCGGAACGGCTTGCTGATCACCGGCGCCGGGGTGGTGGCGCTGGGCACGCACGCGCACTCGGTGATCCACCAGTCGGGGTGCAGCAGGTCGGCGCCGGGGTCGTTGGAGAACGGGTACTGGTTGTAGAGCCACGCGTACTGCGAGGTCAGCGTGAGCGTCGAGCGGTTCTTGCCGTTGACGGTGACGTCGAGGGGCGCGGTGATGCCGCCGCCGCCCGGCGCGTCCGGGATGCTGTAGCGCACGTTGATCGCGTTGGCCGCGCGCGGCAGGGTGAACTCGACGTACTTGCCCGGGGTCAGCCGGACCGCCTGCCGGCCCGAGGCCTCGGCGGGGAGGGTGTAGGCGGTACGGTCCGGGCCGATCACCGTGCCGTTGGTGGCGGCGCTCTCCGCCTCCTGCTCGGCGAAGTCCACGTCGGCGCCCCGGCCCGCGACGAGCGACGGGGCGAGGGCGGCGCGGGTGACGGCGGGGGTCCCGCCCGTGGTCTTCGCGGCGGCTCCGGTGACCCCGGCCGCGCCCGCCCCACTGCCGGGGCGCGCCACCGCCGTACCACCGGCCAGGACACTCAGGCCGACCGCGGCCGCGGTCATCGACGCGACCACCACCGCCGCCCGCCGCGGGGGTCTGCCGGACCGGCTCGCGCCGGCACCTCTGATGCTCCACGACATCGAAAGCTCGTTTCTCTCGGGAGGCTCCACAGCCGAACGCTCCACGGCGCGGACACGCGGCGGGAGCGGCCACCATGAGGGTGAGGTGACATTAGGACCCGGGCCCCTGTCTCCACAAGGTTTCTGCGAACTCATTTCGTCACATTGCAGTGCAGCTACGTCAGTTCGTTGGTTTCTTGCGTCGAGTGCCTTAATTCATTGCGAAGCCGCCGGGGCCGCGGGACGACCGCGGACGTCGTCCGTTCAGCGAACAGCCCTGTCCGGTTTGCGCTCTTGACGTTGTGTGAGCCTCTCCCCCACCATTCAGCACGCACCGCCACACACAGCACACGCACAGCTCCAACGCCCCACGTCACCGTTGTCGTGGGGCGCAGTCACGTTCCGTCCCAGTCCCGTTCGGAATCCGGAGCCCCCACATGAAACTCTCCGTTCACGGAGTGCCTCACATATCCGTCCGCACGGCGGTCACCGCCGGACTCGCCCTGGCCGGGCTGCTGGCCACCGGCGCGAGTGCCGCGACCGCCGCCCCCACGGCCGCGCCGGCCGGACAGAGATCCGCGGCGGCGGCCGCGCTCGCGGCCCCCGACATCCCGCTCGCCAACGTCAAGGCGCACCTGACGCAGCTGTCGTCGATCGCCGCCGCCAACGGCGGCAACCGCGCCCACGGCAGGGCCGGTTACCTCGCGTCGGTCAACTACGTGAAGGGCAAGCTGGACGCCGCCGGATTCACCACCACCGTGCAGCAGTTCACCTCCGGCGGCGCCACCGGCTACAACCTGGTGGCCGACTGGCCCGGCGGGGACCCGAACCAGGTCATCATGACCGGCTCGCACCTCGACTCGGTGACGGCCGGCGCCGGCATCAACGACAACGGCTCGGGTTCGTCGGCCACCCTGGAGACCGCCCTCGCGGTCGCACGGGCCAACTACCAGCCCGTGAAGCACCTGCGGTTCGCCTGGTGGGGCGCGGAGGAGCTGGGCCTCGTCGGCTCCCGGTACTACGTCAACAACCTGCCGACCGCGGACCGGAGCAAGATCAAGGGCTACCTGAACTTCGACATGCTCGGGTCCCCCAACCCGGGGTACTTCGTCTACGACGACGACCCCACGATCGAGCAGACGTTCAAGGACTTCTACGCCGGGCTCGGTGTCCCGACGGAGATCGAGACCGAGGGCGACGGCCGCTCCGACCACACCCCGTTCAAGAACGTCGGCATCCCGGTCGGCGGCCTCTTCGCGGGCGCGGACTACATCAAGACCGCGGCGCAGGCGCAGAAGTGGGGCGGCACCTCGGGCCAGGCGTTCGACCGCTGCTACCACTCGTCGTGCGACACGACGGCGAACATCAACGACACGGCGCTGGACCGCAACAGCGACGCCGTCGCCTACGCGGTCTGGGGCCTCTCGGGCGAGACGCCCGAACCGCCGGCCGGCACGGTCTTCGAGACCCTCACCGACGTGGCGATCCCCGACAACGGCGCGGCCGTCACCTCGCCGCTGACCGTCTCGGGCCGCACCGGCAACGCGCCCACCGCGCTGAAGGTCGGCGTCGACATCAAGCACACCTGGCGCGGTGACCTGGTGGTCGACCTGGTCGCCCCGGACGGCACGGCGTACCGCCTCAAGGCGTCCAGCAGCAGCGACTCGGCGGACAACGTCATCGCCACGTACACCGTCAACGCGTCCTCGGAGGCGGCGAACGGCGTCTGGCGCCTCAGGGTCCAGGACATCGCGTCCTCGGACACGGGCTACATCGACAGCTGGAAGCTGACCTTCTAGCCGTACGGGACACAGCGACCCCCCGGCAGAGCGACCACCCGGCAGAAGGAGGCCCCGCACACCCGAGGACGGGTGTGCGGGGCCTCTTCAACGTCCGGCCGGGGTCCCCTAGCCGAACACGTTGTACTGGTTCCAGCCGCCGCCGATCCTGATGCGGTCGGCCCAGATCCCGGTCGTCGCCTTGCCCGTGCCCTTGTAGAGCCACAGGACGCCGCCGGTGTCACGGACCAGCAGGTCCGCGATGCCGTCGTTGGTCTGGTCGCCGGTGGTGACGAGCTTGTCGTACGACCAGCCGGTCCGCACCTGCACGCGGGCGGAGAACGGCGCGGACGCCGAGCCGGTGCCCTTGTACAGGTAGACGATCTTGTTCTTGCCCTTGGCGATCAGGTCCACCTGGCCGTCGCCCGTGAAGTCGCCGTGGCCCACGACCGAGTTGTACTGGGTCCAGCCGCTCTTGTTGATCGTGGTACGGGTGCCGAAGCCGCCGTTGCCGTTGCCCGGGTACAGGTAGAGCGCGCCCGCGGTGTCGATCGACAGCAGGTCGGGCTTGGCGTCCCCGGTCACGTCGCCCGGCGTGATGATCGCGACGCGGGTCTTCCAGCCGGTGAAGAGCTTGGTCGTGACCCACTTGTCGGAGGACGGGGTGTAGTGCAGCCAGGAGATGGTGCCGTCGGTCGCGCGGAGGACGAAGTCCTCGAAGTCGTCGCGGTTGAGGTCCGTCTGGAGGACGACGTTGTACCCGCTCCACGAACCGAGGTTCTGCTTGGCCGCGAAGGTGGTGCCCTTGGAGTCGTACTCGTACCCGGTGCCACCGCTCGTACGGACGAACAGGTCGGACTTGTTGTCGGCGCTCAGGTTCGCGTCGTCGATGCGCATGTTGAGCTGGCCGACGTAGGTGCTCACCTTGGTGAACACGCTGTACGCGCCGGCCTCGACGCAGTCCTCGACACCCCACGACACCACGCCGACGAGCTTGCCGCCGACCACGAGCGGACCGCCCGAGTCACCGTTGCAGGCGCTGACCGTTCCGGTGTCGGAGCCGGAGGCG includes these proteins:
- a CDS encoding glycosyl hydrolase family 28-related protein, translating into MSWSIRGAGASRSGRPPRRAAVVVASMTAAAVGLSVLAGGTAVARPGSGAGAAGVTGAAAKTTGGTPAVTRAALAPSLVAGRGADVDFAEQEAESAATNGTVIGPDRTAYTLPAEASGRQAVRLTPGKYVEFTLPRAANAINVRYSIPDAPGGGGITAPLDVTVNGKNRSTLTLTSQYAWLYNQYPFSNDPGADLLHPDWWITECACVPSATTPAPVISKPFRPNHFYDEQRLLLGKTYRAGDKVRLTVPAGSKAAWTVVDLLDSQLVGAPRVRLDAANVLAFGADPSGRRDSAPALDRAIAFAKRAHLKVYVPPGTYQVNRHIVVDDVTIEGAGSWYTIFKGREVALSTPAPDGSVHTGVGFYGKDAAAGGSRNVHLSGFAIEGDVRERIDTDQVNGVGGAMSDSTIDGLYIRHTKVGLWFDGPMTNTRVTNNVIVDQIADGLNFHTGVTRSTVSNNFVRNSGDDGLAMWSEKTSNANNTFSHNTVQSPVLANGIAIYGGTDLTVSGNLVADPVREGSAIHVGSRFGAEAFAGKLRITDNTTVRAGTYELNWNIGLGAIWFYALDKDIDADIQVTGDHYLDSTYNAIMLVSDFPVKDLYSIKNVRFKDIRVDGTGTSVVSARVAGSASFENVDARNVGAVGVNNCGSFNFTPAGSEFALTDLGGNDGGGTTGPWLAPWELPNTITCDDRPPVVVPPAPTTW
- a CDS encoding trypsin-like serine protease, which encodes MFAGKDRKHRRKARIVIPTAAVALAVGVAGAFLLAPAQATEPQPLASAARPSVASVAQLTARVTDAVRADAVDVSASRKTELSAKTGTAKAGTATSGTAKTGAVTGKVDPKIIGGVTTSITSAPWMAQLWYYDDKGTANTVDDDSFFCGATVVAPTKVITAAHCAVGTNWNKFGAVIVGTSQLPTTDANGNTDFHGGTVVGVWRQWVNPTYNDPKIDNDIAILTLGVPVKATPLPVTKSTDTTSYKAGTQAKVYGWGRTSSTSDDISETLRTATLPVNADATCTSAYGSDYIKGHMICAGKPASGSDTGTVSACNGDSGGPLVVGGKLVGVVSWGVEDCVEAGAYSVFTKVSTYVGQLNMRIDDANLSADNKSDLFVRTSGGTGYEYDSKGTTFAAKQNLGSWSGYNVVLQTDLNRDDFEDFVLRATDGTISWLHYTPSSDKWVTTKLFTGWKTRVAIITPGDVTGDAKPDLLSIDTAGALYLYPGNGNGGFGTRTTINKSGWTQYNSVVGHGDFTGDGQVDLIAKGKNKIVYLYKGTGSASAPFSARVQVRTGWSYDKLVTTGDQTNDGIADLLVRDTGGVLWLYKGTGKATTGIWADRIRIGGGWNQYNVFG
- a CDS encoding M28 family peptidase; the encoded protein is MKLSVHGVPHISVRTAVTAGLALAGLLATGASAATAAPTAAPAGQRSAAAAALAAPDIPLANVKAHLTQLSSIAAANGGNRAHGRAGYLASVNYVKGKLDAAGFTTTVQQFTSGGATGYNLVADWPGGDPNQVIMTGSHLDSVTAGAGINDNGSGSSATLETALAVARANYQPVKHLRFAWWGAEELGLVGSRYYVNNLPTADRSKIKGYLNFDMLGSPNPGYFVYDDDPTIEQTFKDFYAGLGVPTEIETEGDGRSDHTPFKNVGIPVGGLFAGADYIKTAAQAQKWGGTSGQAFDRCYHSSCDTTANINDTALDRNSDAVAYAVWGLSGETPEPPAGTVFETLTDVAIPDNGAAVTSPLTVSGRTGNAPTALKVGVDIKHTWRGDLVVDLVAPDGTAYRLKASSSSDSADNVIATYTVNASSEAANGVWRLRVQDIASSDTGYIDSWKLTF